In Bradyrhizobium erythrophlei, a single genomic region encodes these proteins:
- a CDS encoding ABC transporter substrate-binding protein: MSVLARLYALAVLGLALGGVALGGVAAAHATDVNFITDFGYNGRHSYFYVALDKGYYKAEGLNVTILRGQGSIDAIKKVASGAAMIGFADAGALVLARSNDAIPVKLLAVVYAKPPHAIFALADSGIKTPRDLEGKTVADSAFSAIPLIFNAYAQAAGVDPKKVKWVSAESASLPSLLATGRVDAIGQFTVGEPLIDASVRPRKLIRLAYKDGGLDYYGNGLIATEQTIKENPDLLKAFVRATLKGMRDAFANPSEAGVILNRYHKEISPEVGTGETELVKELAVLPDRPLGAIDEEHLKQTIDIVAKSYPINRPVDPKDMFAPGFIE; encoded by the coding sequence ATGAGCGTACTGGCCCGACTTTACGCTTTGGCAGTCCTGGGGCTTGCTCTCGGCGGCGTTGCTCTTGGCGGCGTCGCGGCGGCCCATGCCACGGACGTAAACTTCATCACGGACTTCGGATACAACGGACGGCATTCCTATTTCTACGTCGCCCTCGACAAGGGGTACTACAAGGCCGAGGGATTGAACGTCACCATACTGCGCGGTCAGGGCTCGATCGACGCCATCAAGAAGGTCGCCTCGGGCGCCGCCATGATCGGCTTTGCCGATGCGGGCGCACTCGTCCTCGCGCGCAGCAACGATGCCATTCCGGTCAAACTGCTGGCGGTGGTCTATGCCAAGCCACCGCACGCCATCTTTGCCCTCGCCGACAGCGGCATCAAGACGCCCAGGGATCTCGAGGGCAAGACGGTTGCGGACTCCGCGTTCAGCGCCATTCCGTTGATCTTCAACGCCTATGCGCAGGCGGCCGGCGTCGATCCCAAGAAGGTCAAGTGGGTTTCCGCCGAAAGTGCGTCGCTGCCGTCCCTGTTGGCGACGGGCCGCGTGGATGCGATTGGCCAATTCACGGTCGGCGAGCCGCTGATCGATGCGTCGGTCCGGCCGCGTAAACTCATCCGCCTCGCCTACAAGGACGGCGGGCTCGATTATTACGGCAACGGACTCATCGCCACCGAGCAGACGATCAAGGAAAATCCCGATCTGCTGAAGGCTTTCGTACGTGCGACACTCAAGGGGATGCGCGATGCGTTCGCCAATCCCTCCGAGGCCGGTGTGATCCTCAATAGATATCACAAGGAGATTTCGCCGGAGGTTGGAACGGGCGAAACTGAACTTGTGAAAGAGCTTGCGGTCTTGCCAGACCGTCCGCTCGGCGCGATCGATGAAGAACACCTCAAGCAGACCATCGACATCGTGGCTAAATCATATCCCATCAATCGCCCCGTCGATCCGAAAGACATGTTTGCACCGGGGTTCATCGAATGA